Genomic segment of Actinomycetota bacterium:
GGGCTCGCGGCGAGCAGGTTGCGGCAGCGACCGTGAACGGCGACCGCCGTGTCCCCGAGGCGACCGTCAGCCGGCTGCCGACCTACCTGGCGATCCTCCTGGAGCTGTCCGACACCGGTACCCGCACCGTGTCCAGCGACGGGTTGGCGCAGGCGGCCGGGGTCACATCCGCCCAGGTCCGCAAGGACCTGTCCTTCCTCGGCACCTACGGCACGCGCGGGGTCGGCTACCCGGTCCGTGACCTCCTCGACCACATCGGTGAGGTCCTCGGCCTGGACCGCGAGTGGCCCGTCGTGCTGGTGGGAGTCGGCAACCTCGGGCGTGCGCTCGCCAGCTACGGCGGGTTCGCTGAGAGAGGCTTCGAGTTCGTCGCACTGTTCGATGCCGACCCCGCACAGGTCGGGGAGGAGGTCGCCGGTCACCGCGTCGCACCGCTGGACGACCTCGAGGTCATCGTTGCACGCGACGCCGTCGCCATCGCGGTGCTCGCTGTGCCCGGCGAGCACGCCCAGGAGGTCGCCGACCGCCTCACGGCCGCAGGCGTCACCTCGATCCTGAACTTCGCCCCGACCCACCTCGAGGTCCCCGCTGGGGTGCGGGTGCG
This window contains:
- a CDS encoding redox-sensing transcriptional repressor Rex, coding for MNGDRRVPEATVSRLPTYLAILLELSDTGTRTVSSDGLAQAAGVTSAQVRKDLSFLGTYGTRGVGYPVRDLLDHIGEVLGLDREWPVVLVGVGNLGRALASYGGFAERGFEFVALFDADPAQVGEEVAGHRVAPLDDLEVIVARDAVAIAVLAVPGEHAQEVADRLTAAGVTSILNFAPTHLEVPAGVRVRRVDVSTELQILAYHEQQRRTPERPPGLRIAPRAGQPG